One Bacillota bacterium genomic region harbors:
- the nuoE gene encoding NADH-quinone oxidoreductase subunit NuoE: protein MERAAGDPGICSTRVSEILAKYSRRPDALVSILHDVQKEAGYVSEKAMTEIASELDIPVSKVYGVATFYTLFSTRPKGRYIVRVCENAPCHVRGARAVVEALERELGIPMGGTTSDGRFTLEYTSCLGVCGVAPAIMINEAVYGNLTPERVPLILKEYK from the coding sequence ATGGAGCGAGCGGCGGGAGATCCGGGCATTTGCTCGACCAGAGTCAGCGAAATCCTGGCAAAGTATTCTCGCAGACCTGACGCCCTCGTGTCGATCCTTCACGATGTTCAGAAAGAAGCAGGTTACGTTTCAGAGAAAGCCATGACAGAGATCGCTTCCGAACTCGACATCCCCGTGTCCAAGGTGTACGGCGTCGCGACGTTCTACACGTTGTTCTCAACGAGACCCAAAGGCAGGTACATAGTGCGCGTTTGTGAGAACGCTCCGTGCCACGTGAGGGGGGCACGAGCCGTGGTTGAGGCGCTCGAGAGGGAGCTTGGCATCCCGATGGGAGGTACAACCAGCGACGGCAGGTTCACGCTCGAGTACACGAGTTGCCTCGGGGTTTGCGGTGTCGCGCCGGCCATCATGATCAACGAGGCAGTCTACGGCAACCTCACTCCCGAAAGGGTCCCGCTGATCCTGAAGGAGTACAAGTGA
- a CDS encoding (2Fe-2S) ferredoxin domain-containing protein: protein MKTVEELERIRKQAQAMTRLREGRETTRIVVGMGTCGIAAGARETLSAILDELAKRNIQDVVVTQTGCVGLCEQEPIVDVIKPGAAKVTYGKVSKERARQIVASHIVNGQVVGEWVIASA from the coding sequence ATGAAGACCGTTGAGGAGCTGGAGCGAATCAGAAAACAGGCTCAGGCCATGACAAGGCTGAGGGAGGGCAGGGAGACGACGAGGATCGTCGTGGGAATGGGCACGTGCGGAATCGCCGCTGGGGCAAGGGAGACGCTTTCCGCGATCCTAGATGAGCTCGCGAAGAGGAACATCCAGGACGTCGTGGTCACCCAAACCGGCTGCGTGGGTCTGTGCGAGCAAGAGCCCATCGTGGACGTCATCAAGCCCGGTGCCGCAAAGGTGACCTATGGGAAGGTGAGCAAGGAGAGGGCGCGCCAGATTGTGGCGAGCCACATAGTCAACGGCCAGGTTGTAGGAGAGTGGGTCATAGCCAGCGCGTGA
- a CDS encoding SoxR reducing system RseC family protein yields MEERGRVIEVSGGLAKVEVTRHEACRHCGACGLGRADRMVVEATNAIGARPGDEVALELESSRVLGAAFIAYMIPLFFMMAGIYLGAVLARSAGRSGAASLLGVIFGLALLAASYSLVYTYDRRVNPARFRAEITRIVGRE; encoded by the coding sequence GTGGAAGAACGCGGTAGGGTGATCGAGGTGTCCGGAGGGCTGGCCAAAGTGGAAGTCACGCGCCATGAGGCGTGCCGCCACTGCGGGGCGTGCGGTCTGGGCCGCGCCGACAGAATGGTGGTGGAAGCGACGAATGCGATCGGCGCCCGCCCGGGTGATGAGGTGGCTCTCGAGCTCGAAAGCTCCAGAGTGTTGGGGGCGGCGTTCATCGCGTACATGATCCCGCTCTTCTTCATGATGGCGGGCATATACCTTGGCGCCGTCCTCGCTCGGTCGGCCGGGAGATCGGGCGCGGCCTCCCTGTTAGGCGTGATTTTCGGCCTGGCGCTGCTCGCCGCGTCGTACAGCCTCGTGTACACTTACGACAGGCGTGTGAACCCAGCACGGTTCCGGGCGGAGATCACACGGATCGTGGGCAGAGAATGA
- a CDS encoding ATP-binding protein — MRELSLHVLDIVQNSIAAGAKTVDVTVSEDEESGLLSIEVSDDGVGVPPEILSVVLDPFYTSRTSRKVGLGLPLFREAARAAGGDLAIKSQPGRGTEVRATFRLDSIDRAPLGDMAGTLALLVVCNPEVRFRYTHRRGARWFSFDSEEFRRALGDIPPTTPALAGVVKDLIRQGLEPVQRA; from the coding sequence GTGCGGGAGCTTTCCTTGCACGTCCTGGACATAGTTCAAAACTCCATTGCTGCGGGGGCGAAGACGGTAGACGTGACGGTCTCGGAGGATGAGGAGTCAGGCCTTCTCTCGATAGAGGTCTCTGACGATGGTGTCGGCGTTCCGCCGGAGATACTAAGCGTCGTGCTGGACCCCTTTTACACGTCGCGGACCTCCCGCAAGGTAGGGCTCGGGCTTCCTCTTTTCCGCGAGGCCGCGAGAGCCGCCGGGGGCGACCTAGCCATCAAGTCGCAACCGGGGCGCGGAACGGAGGTGCGAGCCACGTTCAGGCTTGACAGCATCGACAGAGCCCCCCTGGGCGACATGGCGGGGACGCTCGCGCTCCTCGTCGTGTGCAATCCTGAAGTGAGGTTCAGGTATACTCACAGGAGAGGGGCTAGATGGTTCTCTTTCGACTCGGAGGAGTTTCGGAGGGCTCTGGGAGACATCCCTCCGACCACCCCGGCCCTTGCGGGCGTCGTGAAGGACCTTATCCGACAGGGCCTGGAACCGGTCCAGCGTGCGTGA
- a CDS encoding PHP domain-containing protein yields MSLELYLADLHVHTALSPCAEAEMSPPAIVEAAAERGVRLIGICDHNSAENTLAVAQSGAKAGVVVLCGMEVQTREDVHVLALFDDPRALFRWQEEVYASLPDVENDEARFGEQIILDSRGYQTGRLSRLLLASTGMTIDYVGERVRQLGGLVVPAHVDRPSFSLVRNLGLVPPGLRPDALEVSPRLGARRAREMFPQLAAFPIVVSSDAHRLEEIRGYTAFVLDRPTLDEIRLALAGVEGRAARPVE; encoded by the coding sequence GTGTCGTTGGAGTTGTACCTTGCGGACCTTCACGTGCATACCGCTTTGTCCCCTTGCGCAGAGGCCGAGATGTCCCCGCCTGCCATAGTGGAGGCCGCCGCCGAAAGAGGAGTGAGACTCATCGGCATCTGTGACCACAACTCCGCGGAGAACACTCTCGCGGTTGCCCAGAGTGGCGCAAAGGCGGGGGTGGTGGTGCTGTGCGGGATGGAGGTGCAGACGCGGGAGGACGTCCACGTCCTTGCGCTGTTCGATGACCCGCGGGCCCTTTTTCGCTGGCAGGAGGAAGTGTACGCGAGCCTTCCTGACGTGGAGAACGATGAAGCGAGGTTCGGGGAGCAGATCATACTCGACTCGCGAGGTTACCAGACGGGGAGATTGTCCAGGCTTCTCCTCGCTTCGACGGGTATGACCATCGACTATGTGGGAGAGCGCGTGCGGCAACTCGGGGGGCTGGTAGTCCCCGCGCACGTGGACAGACCGTCTTTCAGCCTCGTCCGGAACCTCGGCCTCGTGCCTCCCGGTCTCCGCCCCGATGCACTGGAAGTCTCTCCGAGGCTGGGAGCCCGGCGTGCGAGGGAGATGTTCCCCCAGCTTGCGGCGTTTCCGATCGTGGTATCCTCTGACGCCCACAGGCTGGAGGAGATCCGCGGGTATACCGCGTTTGTGCTGGACAGACCGACCTTGGATGAGATCAGGCTGGCGCTCGCGGGAGTCGAAGGGCGGGCCGCGCGGCCGGTGGAATGA
- a CDS encoding DRTGG domain-containing protein: protein MEDVTVQDVLDLLECSVEAGAGGLDTEIRCGYVSDLLSDVIAHARDGDIWVTVQAHENIVAVATLVGLAAIIVAGAVECQPQAVRRAEEEGIPLLKTALPAFEVVGRLYAAGIRGRL from the coding sequence GTGGAAGACGTGACAGTGCAGGACGTCCTTGACTTGCTGGAGTGCTCTGTCGAGGCTGGCGCGGGCGGGTTGGACACCGAGATACGGTGCGGGTACGTGTCGGACCTGCTAAGCGACGTGATCGCGCACGCCCGCGACGGTGACATCTGGGTGACCGTTCAAGCCCACGAGAACATAGTCGCAGTGGCGACGTTGGTGGGGCTTGCGGCCATCATCGTCGCGGGAGCGGTCGAGTGTCAGCCCCAAGCAGTAAGGAGAGCCGAAGAGGAGGGGATCCCACTCCTCAAGACTGCTCTGCCGGCCTTCGAGGTCGTGGGCCGCCTGTACGCGGCGGGGATACGAGGCCGACTCTAG
- a CDS encoding 4Fe-4S dicluster domain-containing protein: MTGLFHSVLLIEEKCRGCTRCIKNCPTEAIRVRQGKARINAERCIDCGECIRTCDNHAKTAITDSLERLREFRYTIALPAPALYAQFGPDVDPDRVLAALVDMGFDDVFEVARGADVATFVTREYLRRHRETRPMISAACPAVVRLIQVRFPSLIDHLIPVDSPMACAGKLAKESKTRELGIEPKEIGTFFITPCPAKVTWVREASNRGFNAVDGVVSMTDVYGEIARRLASQTAPPPRRRSSGAGIGWGGTGGENAAVGLENYLVVDGIHSVIRVLEEIEVGRLTDVDFVEAQACIGGCVGGALAVRNPFIAHVHLARLAKKFAGVKAFTAEEEEDLARRAYEGYFDMRQDIAAVPAFRLDHDVSRAISKAEMMERVVKDLPGLDCGSCGSPHCRALAEDIVQGLAVDTDCVFKLRDQVKALAEQLFDLAKKNPSAMSAQREADVGKG, from the coding sequence ATGACCGGCCTGTTCCACTCGGTCCTCCTGATCGAAGAGAAATGCCGAGGATGCACGCGATGCATAAAGAACTGCCCTACCGAAGCCATAAGGGTGAGGCAGGGCAAGGCCAGAATCAACGCGGAGCGGTGCATCGATTGCGGGGAGTGCATAAGGACCTGCGATAACCACGCGAAGACGGCCATCACGGATTCGCTGGAGCGGCTACGGGAATTCAGGTATACCATCGCGCTTCCCGCCCCCGCGCTCTATGCGCAGTTCGGGCCGGACGTGGACCCAGACCGCGTGCTCGCAGCCCTGGTCGACATGGGCTTCGACGACGTGTTCGAAGTCGCGCGCGGAGCGGACGTTGCTACCTTCGTGACCCGCGAGTACCTTCGGCGGCACCGAGAGACTCGACCGATGATCTCTGCCGCTTGTCCCGCCGTAGTGAGGCTCATACAGGTGAGGTTTCCGTCGCTCATAGACCACTTGATTCCCGTTGACTCCCCAATGGCGTGTGCGGGTAAGCTCGCCAAAGAGAGCAAGACGAGAGAACTCGGAATCGAACCGAAAGAAATCGGGACGTTCTTCATCACCCCGTGCCCGGCGAAGGTGACATGGGTGCGTGAGGCGTCGAACCGGGGCTTCAACGCAGTAGATGGTGTGGTCTCCATGACTGACGTGTACGGCGAGATAGCACGCCGGTTGGCGAGCCAGACCGCGCCGCCGCCCAGGCGCAGATCTTCGGGGGCGGGAATCGGCTGGGGAGGGACCGGTGGGGAGAACGCCGCTGTCGGGCTGGAAAACTACTTGGTGGTCGACGGCATCCACAGCGTTATCCGTGTGCTCGAGGAAATCGAGGTGGGCAGGCTGACCGACGTGGATTTCGTTGAGGCTCAGGCGTGCATCGGTGGCTGCGTAGGCGGGGCTCTCGCCGTGCGCAATCCTTTCATCGCCCACGTGCATCTGGCAAGGCTGGCGAAGAAGTTCGCGGGTGTGAAGGCTTTCACAGCCGAGGAAGAGGAAGACCTTGCGCGGCGCGCCTACGAAGGCTACTTCGACATGCGCCAGGACATCGCCGCAGTTCCTGCGTTCCGACTCGACCACGACGTGTCCAGGGCGATCTCCAAGGCAGAGATGATGGAGAGGGTCGTGAAGGACCTGCCAGGTCTCGACTGTGGGTCGTGTGGATCGCCGCACTGCAGGGCGCTCGCCGAGGACATCGTGCAGGGTCTAGCAGTTGACACCGACTGCGTCTTCAAGCTTCGAGACCAGGTGAAGGCACTTGCGGAGCAACTCTTCGACCTCGCGAAGAAGAACCCGTCTGCCATGAGCGCCCAACGCGAGGCGGACGTGGGCAAAGGGTGA
- a CDS encoding anti-sigma regulatory factor: MRMECKVAGGDFQAAGEAAAKLKRTLRQVGVDAETARRAAIVAYEAEMNIVIHAFRGVLTVEISPERIEIAADDEGPGIPDIHLAMQEGYSTAPEHVREMGFGAGLGLPNMKRYSDEFRIESTVGRGTSVRMIINLPSKGSLT; this comes from the coding sequence ATGCGCATGGAGTGCAAGGTCGCAGGCGGGGACTTTCAAGCGGCGGGGGAGGCTGCGGCGAAGCTCAAGCGAACATTGCGGCAAGTTGGCGTCGACGCGGAGACCGCTCGCAGGGCCGCGATCGTGGCGTACGAAGCCGAGATGAACATAGTCATCCACGCGTTCCGTGGAGTCCTCACCGTTGAGATCTCTCCCGAGCGGATCGAGATCGCGGCGGACGATGAGGGTCCTGGTATTCCAGACATACACCTTGCGATGCAGGAGGGATACTCCACAGCACCGGAGCACGTTCGGGAGATGGGGTTCGGAGCCGGACTGGGCTTGCCCAATATGAAGAGGTACTCCGACGAATTCCGGATCGAGTCCACTGTAGGGCGGGGCACTAGCGTCAGAATGATCATCAACCTTCCCTCGAAAGGAAGTCTGACATGA
- a CDS encoding SPOR domain-containing protein yields MPERRGRVGQSLSMVLMLAVMAAFAIGLGVLMGKYAFGLLTSGPGSAGNEVAQETDQISPAGSLGDAGSTPSGQAGAAAPEAAPSQAGGTGMTGTEGSTPVAQVPAASGGQTLYRVQVGEFDDRTGAEALARELGKAGYPGFVTGGAPYRVQVGAFADRANAERLADEIEERGYSVVVIH; encoded by the coding sequence ATGCCTGAGAGAAGGGGAAGGGTAGGTCAGAGCCTGTCCATGGTGCTGATGCTCGCGGTGATGGCGGCGTTCGCCATCGGGCTCGGCGTTCTCATGGGCAAGTACGCTTTCGGCCTTCTCACGTCCGGTCCCGGGTCCGCTGGCAACGAGGTCGCTCAGGAGACAGACCAGATCTCTCCCGCAGGGTCTCTGGGCGACGCCGGATCGACACCATCCGGTCAGGCGGGAGCGGCCGCGCCCGAAGCGGCACCATCTCAGGCTGGCGGAACCGGTATGACCGGGACCGAAGGGTCGACGCCGGTGGCCCAGGTGCCGGCAGCGTCCGGTGGCCAGACGCTGTACCGGGTCCAGGTCGGCGAGTTTGACGACAGGACTGGAGCCGAAGCCCTAGCTCGAGAGCTCGGCAAAGCAGGGTACCCTGGGTTCGTGACCGGGGGCGCGCCTTACAGGGTCCAAGTGGGGGCTTTCGCGGACAGAGCCAACGCGGAGCGACTTGCCGACGAAATCGAGGAGAGAGGCTATTCCGTGGTAGTGATCCATTAG
- a CDS encoding Mur ligase family protein, which produces MEYEEAITFLHNLGKFGVSLGLDRTLALLDATGLPHLKLKAVHVAGTNGKGSVAAMTASVLRAAGFRVGLYTSPHLSSYTERIRVDGRPMPRRRLAELVTTLRPHFERMASQSSLGAPTEFEMGTVMAFLYFAEERVDYAVIEVGLGGRLDATNVITPLVSVITHVDLDHRERLGGTIEEIAGEKAGIIKRGVPVVVGVQHPPALEVIKRAAAERAAPALVVGEDVHCERTSCNEEGQRFRAWVRGRDFGEFEIPLLGQHQVENAACVVGVAQVLGGIGVHLTREAVKRGFKLVEWPGRLEVLQRRPLVMVDGAHNLDGVRRLALAVPEVTGGRRVTAVVGISRDKQVEDMVREVAGFASQVIATTASSSRLGAVDPRSIVSLALRAGCPGLVRENAVEAVDEGLKCAGHDGVLLVCGSLYLVGEVRNHLLSIAGTLPMTRRIVVFTGAYGSGKTEVSLNFASLKRRDGARVVVVDLDIVNPYFRSREAAREMESRGVEVISSAPGFEAADLPALAPAILRAFHDETATIVFDVGGDPVGARALARYSAHFEGAGYDMFFVVNANRPFTRDVEGAEDMLESIEEASGLTFTGIVSNTHMGDETTPRDVLRGTRLAHELAARRNLPVVFACATPDVLAKLDGGIRNTRVVPIELHMRPPWARDSECGRTREECARTWE; this is translated from the coding sequence ATGGAGTACGAAGAGGCCATCACATTCCTGCACAACCTGGGGAAGTTCGGAGTAAGCCTCGGCCTCGACCGGACTCTCGCCTTACTCGATGCCACAGGCTTGCCCCATCTCAAGCTGAAGGCCGTCCACGTGGCGGGAACCAACGGCAAGGGTTCGGTCGCGGCCATGACGGCTTCAGTGCTTCGCGCCGCGGGGTTCCGCGTTGGGCTGTACACGTCTCCCCACCTATCGTCGTACACCGAGCGCATACGAGTTGACGGCAGGCCCATGCCGAGGAGGCGCCTGGCGGAACTCGTCACCACACTGCGGCCCCATTTCGAGAGGATGGCCTCACAGTCGTCATTGGGCGCGCCGACCGAATTCGAAATGGGCACAGTCATGGCATTCCTGTATTTTGCGGAAGAGCGCGTGGACTACGCCGTGATAGAGGTGGGTCTGGGCGGCAGGCTGGACGCCACGAACGTCATTACGCCGCTCGTGTCCGTCATCACTCACGTTGACTTGGATCACCGCGAAAGACTCGGCGGCACGATAGAAGAGATCGCCGGCGAGAAAGCGGGCATCATCAAGCGGGGAGTGCCCGTGGTAGTCGGGGTGCAGCACCCCCCGGCGCTCGAGGTGATAAAGCGAGCGGCCGCTGAGAGGGCCGCCCCCGCCCTAGTCGTGGGCGAAGACGTTCACTGCGAGCGCACCTCCTGCAACGAGGAGGGGCAAAGATTTCGCGCGTGGGTACGCGGTCGCGATTTCGGAGAGTTCGAGATCCCGCTCCTTGGCCAGCACCAGGTGGAGAACGCCGCATGCGTCGTAGGGGTCGCGCAGGTCCTTGGCGGTATCGGAGTCCATCTGACTCGGGAGGCCGTGAAGCGAGGATTCAAGCTTGTCGAGTGGCCCGGGCGGCTGGAGGTGCTTCAGAGACGCCCTCTGGTGATGGTCGACGGCGCTCACAACCTGGATGGTGTGAGAAGGCTCGCCCTGGCTGTTCCGGAGGTAACTGGAGGGCGGCGGGTCACAGCGGTCGTCGGGATCTCCAGGGACAAACAGGTGGAGGACATGGTGCGCGAGGTGGCGGGTTTCGCGTCGCAGGTGATAGCGACGACCGCCTCGTCATCGCGTTTGGGAGCCGTCGATCCGCGCTCCATAGTCTCACTTGCGCTGCGCGCGGGTTGCCCGGGTCTGGTGAGGGAGAACGCAGTGGAAGCAGTGGACGAAGGGCTGAAGTGCGCGGGGCATGACGGTGTGCTCCTCGTGTGCGGGTCTCTGTACTTGGTGGGCGAGGTGAGAAATCACCTCCTGTCAATTGCGGGCACCCTCCCCATGACACGAAGGATAGTGGTCTTCACCGGCGCCTATGGATCGGGCAAGACGGAAGTCTCCCTCAACTTCGCCAGCTTGAAGCGGCGGGACGGCGCCCGCGTGGTCGTGGTCGATTTGGACATTGTGAATCCCTACTTCAGGTCGCGCGAAGCTGCCCGAGAGATGGAAAGCCGGGGCGTGGAGGTAATATCGTCTGCTCCCGGGTTCGAGGCGGCGGACCTGCCGGCCCTGGCTCCGGCGATTCTTCGGGCTTTCCACGACGAGACCGCGACAATAGTCTTCGATGTGGGCGGAGACCCCGTCGGAGCGAGGGCGTTGGCGAGGTACTCCGCCCACTTCGAGGGGGCGGGTTACGACATGTTCTTCGTGGTCAATGCCAACCGGCCTTTCACAAGGGACGTTGAGGGTGCCGAAGACATGCTGGAGTCGATTGAGGAGGCCTCCGGGCTGACTTTCACCGGGATCGTGAGCAACACGCACATGGGGGACGAGACCACCCCGCGCGACGTGCTGCGGGGTACCCGACTCGCGCACGAGCTAGCCGCAAGGCGCAACCTCCCCGTGGTGTTCGCGTGCGCGACCCCCGACGTTCTCGCGAAGTTGGACGGTGGTATTCGCAACACGCGGGTGGTGCCGATCGAGCTGCACATGCGCCCGCCATGGGCGCGCGATTCAGAGTGTGGCCGCACACGGGAGGAATGTGCTCGCACCTGGGAGTAG
- a CDS encoding endonuclease III: protein MDTTSHDDLDSRVRRIAALLEEAYGGPRPRREDPLDTLLATVLSQNTSDVNSERAFRRLKERFPSWECVRKADVDEVAEAIREGGLARVKAARIKRILERLHRERGRLSLDFLAGLGVEAAREYLLSFEGVGPKTCACTLLFGCGLPVFPVDTHVLRVAKRLGLVHARCGAESAHEVLGARIPPELVYSMHVNMISHGRRRCRPQRPKCDGCPLAPECRSGKENAQL, encoded by the coding sequence TTGGACACCACAAGTCACGACGACCTCGACAGTCGAGTGCGGCGAATCGCGGCGCTTCTAGAGGAGGCGTACGGGGGTCCTCGCCCAAGAAGGGAGGACCCCTTGGACACCCTCCTGGCGACTGTGCTTTCCCAGAATACGTCCGACGTCAACTCCGAGAGGGCGTTTCGAAGGCTGAAGGAAAGGTTTCCCTCGTGGGAGTGCGTGAGGAAGGCCGATGTGGACGAGGTCGCTGAGGCCATAAGGGAAGGTGGCCTTGCCCGGGTCAAGGCGGCCAGGATAAAACGGATACTGGAGCGCCTGCATCGCGAGAGGGGGCGTCTATCCCTAGACTTCCTCGCGGGACTCGGTGTGGAGGCGGCCAGGGAATACCTCCTGTCTTTCGAAGGCGTCGGCCCCAAGACCTGTGCCTGCACTCTACTCTTTGGGTGCGGTCTTCCCGTGTTCCCCGTGGACACGCACGTTCTGCGGGTGGCGAAGCGCCTCGGGTTGGTGCACGCAAGGTGTGGAGCGGAATCTGCTCATGAAGTCCTGGGGGCACGGATCCCTCCGGAACTCGTGTACTCCATGCACGTCAACATGATCTCTCACGGACGGCGCCGATGCAGGCCGCAAAGGCCCAAGTGCGACGGGTGCCCGCTCGCTCCCGAATGTCGATCGGGGAAGGAAAACGCTCAGCTATAG
- a CDS encoding valine--tRNA ligase, giving the protein MARAQSKPDPTTADAGRLAPRYDPLDMEQEIYAEWLRRGYFHQEVDPSRKPFCIVIPPPNVTGSLHIGHALDNTLQDILVRWHRMMGDNTVWIPGTDHAGIATQVKVEAALAKEGLSRHDLGREEFVRRVWQWKEKYGGTIRSQLQRLGASCDWERERFTMDEGLSRAVRQVFVRLYEKGLIYRGTYIINWCPRCRTSLSDLEVEHEDSKGTLYYIKYPLTKPSGGDGHVTVATTRPETMLGDTAVAVNPRDPRYARLIGAKVVLPIMGREIPIIADDHADPEFGTGAVKVTPAHDPNDFEIGLRHGLPAVKVIGEDGRMTKEAGKYEGLDRYDCRGKVVEELACLGLLEKVEPHDYAVGHCQRCNSVVEPMISRQWFVKMKPLAGPALEAVRDGRLRFVPERFAKVYLNWMENVHDWCISRQLWWGHRIPVWYCGECGEASASAEDLTRCPKCGSTSLEQDPDVLDTWFSSALWPFSTMGWPEATPELRHLYPTSVLVTAYDIIFFWVARMIFMGLEFMGNVPFRDVFIHGLVRAASGKKMSKSLGTGVDPLEVVDRCGADVLRFTLVSGNTPGNDMRFREERLEASRNFANKLWNAARFVLMNLGDFDPANVDERALRLLPADRWIRSRVNRVAQEVDSHLRSYEVGEAARALYDFTWDEFCDWYIEISKARLYGSDDLARSTARFVLWETLGKVLRLLHPFMPFITEGIWRRLPGTSGSVMVSAWPTFEERLDDPDAEAEMVTIMSVTRAIRSIRSEMNVPAQKKVAAVAVAEGRTAQALQTGRDLVMRLAGLERLRVEKELEHKPEKAAHAVVAGVEVYVPLGGIIDLESEIRRLERDMRAAEAALEAAERKLSNPGFLEKASEEVIDRERARRGEYAEKRERLAALLQDLRA; this is encoded by the coding sequence ATGGCAAGGGCTCAGAGCAAACCGGACCCCACCACAGCGGACGCAGGGAGGCTTGCGCCGAGATACGATCCCCTCGACATGGAACAGGAGATCTACGCGGAGTGGTTGCGCCGCGGGTACTTTCATCAGGAGGTTGATCCGTCGCGGAAACCGTTTTGCATCGTGATCCCTCCTCCCAACGTCACGGGATCTCTCCACATCGGGCACGCCCTTGACAACACGCTTCAGGACATCCTGGTGCGCTGGCACCGGATGATGGGAGACAACACTGTATGGATCCCCGGCACCGACCACGCGGGTATCGCCACCCAGGTGAAGGTGGAGGCCGCTTTGGCTAAAGAGGGGCTCTCACGCCACGACCTCGGAAGGGAAGAGTTCGTTCGCAGAGTGTGGCAATGGAAAGAGAAGTACGGCGGCACCATTCGAAGCCAGCTCCAGAGGCTTGGCGCGTCGTGTGATTGGGAGCGCGAAAGGTTCACCATGGACGAGGGGCTGTCGCGCGCCGTCCGCCAGGTGTTCGTACGGCTGTACGAGAAGGGGCTCATATACAGAGGCACGTACATCATCAACTGGTGCCCGAGGTGCCGCACGTCCCTCTCCGATCTCGAGGTCGAACACGAGGACAGCAAAGGGACCCTGTACTACATCAAGTATCCCCTGACGAAACCATCGGGAGGGGACGGCCATGTCACTGTAGCCACTACTCGCCCTGAGACGATGCTCGGGGACACGGCTGTCGCGGTGAACCCCCGCGACCCCAGGTACGCGCGGCTCATCGGCGCCAAGGTCGTGCTCCCGATAATGGGGCGCGAGATTCCGATCATCGCTGACGACCACGCGGATCCTGAGTTCGGAACGGGCGCGGTGAAAGTCACGCCGGCCCATGACCCGAACGATTTCGAGATAGGCTTGAGACACGGTCTTCCCGCCGTGAAAGTCATAGGTGAAGACGGACGGATGACGAAAGAGGCCGGCAAGTACGAGGGGCTCGATAGGTACGACTGCCGCGGCAAAGTGGTCGAGGAACTAGCTTGCCTGGGACTCCTCGAAAAGGTAGAGCCGCACGACTATGCGGTGGGCCATTGTCAGAGGTGCAACTCCGTGGTCGAGCCGATGATATCGCGGCAGTGGTTCGTGAAGATGAAGCCTCTTGCTGGTCCGGCGCTCGAGGCGGTCAGGGACGGTCGGTTGAGGTTCGTCCCGGAACGCTTCGCAAAGGTCTATCTCAACTGGATGGAGAACGTCCATGACTGGTGCATCTCGAGGCAGCTTTGGTGGGGGCACAGGATCCCCGTGTGGTACTGCGGAGAGTGCGGCGAGGCCAGCGCCTCCGCGGAAGACCTCACGAGGTGCCCGAAATGCGGCAGCACTTCGCTCGAGCAGGACCCCGACGTGCTCGACACGTGGTTCTCGTCGGCGTTGTGGCCGTTCTCGACCATGGGATGGCCGGAGGCTACACCTGAACTTCGGCACCTCTATCCAACCTCGGTGCTTGTCACGGCGTACGACATCATCTTCTTCTGGGTCGCCAGGATGATTTTCATGGGTCTCGAGTTCATGGGGAACGTTCCGTTCCGCGACGTGTTCATCCATGGGCTCGTGAGGGCAGCGAGCGGGAAGAAGATGAGCAAGTCTCTAGGCACCGGAGTAGATCCTCTGGAGGTCGTGGACAGGTGCGGCGCGGACGTGCTGAGATTCACCCTTGTCAGCGGGAACACCCCTGGGAATGACATGCGGTTCCGCGAGGAGCGTCTCGAGGCCAGCCGGAACTTCGCGAACAAGCTATGGAACGCTGCCAGGTTCGTCCTGATGAACTTGGGCGACTTCGATCCGGCGAATGTCGACGAGAGGGCCTTGCGCTTGCTTCCTGCTGACAGGTGGATTCGCAGCAGAGTGAACAGGGTGGCGCAAGAGGTGGACTCGCACCTCCGCTCGTACGAGGTCGGTGAGGCCGCACGGGCGTTGTACGACTTCACGTGGGATGAATTCTGCGACTGGTACATCGAGATCTCCAAGGCGCGTCTGTACGGAAGCGACGACCTGGCCCGCTCGACCGCGAGGTTCGTGCTCTGGGAGACGTTGGGGAAGGTTCTTCGGTTGCTTCACCCATTCATGCCGTTCATTACAGAGGGGATTTGGCGGAGGCTGCCCGGGACGTCCGGCAGCGTCATGGTATCGGCTTGGCCAACGTTCGAAGAAAGGTTGGACGATCCTGACGCGGAGGCGGAAATGGTCACCATCATGAGCGTAACGAGAGCCATCCGCAGTATAAGGTCCGAAATGAACGTGCCCGCTCAGAAGAAGGTCGCCGCGGTCGCGGTGGCGGAGGGCAGGACGGCGCAAGCCCTGCAGACGGGCCGGGACCTCGTGATGCGCTTAGCCGGTCTGGAGAGGCTGAGAGTTGAGAAGGAGCTTGAACACAAGCCGGAGAAGGCGGCCCACGCGGTTGTGGCCGGGGTCGAAGTATACGTGCCGCTTGGGGGCATTATCGACTTGGAGTCGGAGATTCGGCGCCTGGAAAGGGACATGAGGGCGGCCGAGGCGGCGCTGGAGGCAGCGGAGCGCAAGCTCTCGAACCCGGGGTTCTTGGAGAAGGCCTCAGAGGAGGTCATCGATCGAGAGAGGGCGCGGCGGGGGGAGTACGCCGAAAAGCGGGAGCGTCTCGCGGCCCTTCTTCAGGACCTAAGGGCCTGA